Proteins found in one Coffea eugenioides isolate CCC68of chromosome 5, Ceug_1.0, whole genome shotgun sequence genomic segment:
- the LOC113770988 gene encoding uncharacterized protein LOC113770988 encodes MERDFRNADSERGMDRFSGDLIFDTEVEKTARRTRKKTRQLREEHSSATSQRPESGVEPTDSFGDTSSEESYKHLQEFDVVCNSMKPLDITEEQIKIRAFPFSLKDSAKDWLYYLPPGSITTWDQLKKKDRSIIDAASGGALVNKTPQEARELIEGMAENSQQFSSREDIPIRKVNEVETSSMQQQLTELTSFVRQLAVGNASQARVCGICTGMGHSADMCPMLQEETAEQDIRNQISQMATTINRLESQVNGRLPSQPELNLKNVSAMTLRSGKEIQGPEPMIPKDKDEEKIENELEREDSNGADLKVLPDPIITVKTNPPPFPCRLEKSKKQDKEKEILEVFRKVEINIPLLDAIKQVPKYAKFLRDLCVNRRRLRGDERVIVGENVSAVLQRKLPPKCGDPGRFTVPCKIGNTLIRNTLLDLGASINVMPKSMYASLNLGPLKETEIIIQLADRTNAYPDGLVEDVLVKVNELIFPADFYVLDMDDDHSPDPSPLLLGRPFFSTAQTKIDVNKEFSEFACRDKFKLTENKYKGMKALYEVKRSRKLRKKAALKGYLDPGGGPPISRKIELHPD; translated from the exons gtgatttgatttttgacacTGAGGTAGAGAAGACCGCACGTAGAACGAGAAAGAAaaccagacagctcagagaggagcactCCAGTGCTACATCTCAGAGACCTGAGTCAGGAGTTGAACCAACAGATTCATTTGGTGACACTTCGA gtgagGAGTCGTATAAGCATCTGCAGGAGTTTGATGTCGTGTGCAACAGTATGAAGCCCCTGGATATTacagaagagcagataaaaataAGGGCATTTCCCTTTTCCTTGAAGGACTCTGCAAAGGACTGGTTATACTACCTACCACCAGGTAGCATTACCACGTGGgaccaattgaagaaaaa AGACAGAAGTataattgatgctgcaagtggaggggcactggtgaacaaaacccctcaGGAAGCACGGGAGTTAATAGAGGGGATGGCAGAGAATTCACAACAATTCAGTTCGAGAGAGGACATCCCAATACGTAAGGTGAATGAGGTAGAGACATCCTCTATGCAGCAGCAGCTAACTGAGTTGACCTCGTTTGTTAGGCAACTGGCTGTAGGGAATGCATCTCAGGCCAGGGTGTGCGGGATTTGCACTGGTATGGGTCACTCTGCAGACATGTGCCCAATGCTTCAggaagaaactgcagaacag GATATAAGGAATCAGATAAGTCAAATGGCCACaacaatcaaccgtttggagtcccaagtAAATGGAAGATTGCCATCCCAACCTGAACTGAACCTGAAGAACGTAAGCGCAATGACTTTAAGGAGCgggaaggaaattcaggggCCTGAACCTATGATCCCTAAGGATAAGGATgaggaaaagatcgaaaatgaaCTTGAGAGGGAGGACAGCAATGGTGCAGATCTAAAGGTACTTCCAGACCCAATAATTACAGTTAAAACTAATCCCCCTCCAtttccttgcaggttggaaaaatCGAAGAAGCAGGACAAGGAGAAAGAGATCCTGGAGGTGTTTCGCAAGGTAGAGATCAATATCCCCCTACTAGACGCCATCAAGCAAGTGCCGAAGTATGCAAAATTTCTGAGGGACCTATGTGTCAATCGAAGGAGGCtgaggggagatgaaagagTTATTGTTGGGGAGAATGTGTCAGCAGTTCTCCAAAGAAAGCTACCACCAAAGTGTGGGGATCCAGGTAGGTTTACTGTCCCATGCAAGATAGGTAATACTCTGATTAGAAATACCTTGCTGGATTTAGGAGCATCGATCAACGTAATGCCAAAATCTATGTATGCTTCTCTGAATCTcggtccattaaaagaaaccgagataataattcaattagctgaccgaACAAATGCATACCCTGATGGGTTGGTCGAGGATGTGCTGGTTAAAGTTAATGAATTGATATTCCCGGCTGActtttatgtacttgacatggatgatgatcaTTCCCCTGACCCCTCACCTTTGCTACTAGGTAGACCCTTTTTTAGCACAGCACAGACAAAAATTGACGTTAATAAGG aattttctgagtTTGCTTGTAGGGATAAATTCAAACTTACTGAGAACAAGTATAAGGGGATGAAAGCACTGTATGAGGTGAAAAGgagtagaaaattaagaaagaagGCTGCACTCAAAGGCTATTTGGATCCTGGGGGAGGGCCACCGATTTCCAGGAAAATTGAGTTACACCCAGATTGA
- the LOC113770989 gene encoding uncharacterized protein LOC113770989, protein MVVHLCEILLCSAMIKSLFWNARGVDNTLTIARLQKLKCMCHISLIALCEPLVGREHLDIVRRKLGFPFGVSNVESRIWIFFDAEYECDIAVASPQFLAVKITYSYFRCPFITTFVHAPCALEEREQLWQQLLRVSQMGVLTIFLGDFNVITSAKEKQGGWPFRFVEVESFLNFTEEAALTDLGFSGPKFTWCNNRRGRARIWKCLDRALVNQMWLDLAVNTSVTHLLRVASDHSPLLVTCSFAIGSGPPSFRFLEAVKDALRLWNKEVFGNVFDCVREREERVLSLEGSLETNPIEEGERLLTQVQCDLKAALLQEARYWRQKTCVRWLKEGDANIRFFHAQFKQRCVHSYIHRIKDMNDIWVDDRSQIESMAIEYFSEILVQQAQVPVDHSLLDIIPSVVSEQDNETLQQLPTEDEIQRVVFQLNGDNCSGLMGLPALSLLRVGML, encoded by the exons ATGGTGGTTCACCTCTGCGAGATCTTACTGTGCAGCGCCATGATTAAGTCACTCTTCTGGAATGCTCGAGGGGTGGACAACACTCTTACGATAGCTCGACTACAAAAGTTGAAATGCATGTGCCACATCTCGTTGATAGCTCTCTGTGAGCCGTTGGTGGGTCGTGAGCATTTGGATATTGTACGCCGAAAACTGGGTTTCCCGTTTGGTGTTTCGAATGTTGAAAGCAGAATTTGGATATTCTTTGATGCTGAGTACGAATGTGACATTGCTGTGGCCTCTCCTCAGTTTCTGGCAGTGAAGATTACCTATAGCTACTTCCGGTGTCCTTTTATTACGACTTTTGTCCATGCACCGTGTGCCCTGGAAGAACGGGAGCAGCTCTGGCAGCAGTTACTTCGGGTGAGTCAAATGGGTGTCCTAACAATCTTTCTAGGTGACTTTAACGTCATTACTAGCGCAAAGGAGAAACAAGGAGGTTGGCCGTTCCGATTTGTTGAGGTGGAGTCGTTCTTAAATTTCACTGAGGAAGCGGCCTTAACGGATTTGGGTTTCTCTGGCCCCAAGTTTACATGGTGCAATAATCGCCGGGGGAGGGCCCGGATATGGAAGTGTCTGGATCGAGCTCTAGTGAATCAGATGTGGTTGGACTTGGCGGTTAACACTTCAGTGACACACTTGCTTAGAGTGGCTTCGGATCACTCTCCGTTGCTGGTCACTTGCTCCTTTGCCATCGGCAGTGGCCCACCCAGCTTCCGGTTTCTGGAG GCGGTGAAGGATGCGTTGCGACTGTGGAATAAGGAGGTATTTGGAAATGTTTTCGATTGCGTCCGGGAAAGGGAAGAGCGGGTCCTTTCTTTGGAAGGGTCTTTGGAGACTAACCCAATAGAGGAGGGTGAACGTCTGCTTACCCAAGTGCAGTGTGACCTCAAGGCGGCTCTGCTGCAGGAAGCTAGATATTGGCGTCAAAAAACTTGTGTTCGGTGGCTCAAAGAAGGGGATGCTAACATTAGATTTTTTCATGCCCAGTTTAAGCAGCGGTGTGTGCATAGTTATATACACCGTATAAAGGATATGAATGACATATGGGTAGACGACCGGTCCCAGATAGAATCCATGGCGATTGAGTACTTCTCTGAAATATTGGTGCAACAAGCACAAGTTCCAGTGGATCATTCCCTCCTAGACATTATCCCCtcggtggtatcagagcaagaCAACGAGACTCTTCAACAATTACCTACTGAAGACGAGATTCAAAGAGTGGTATTCCAGTTAAATGGGGATAATTGTTCGGGCCTGATGGGTTTACCGGCTCTTTCTTTACTACGTGTTGGGATGTTGTGA